A portion of the uncultured Draconibacterium sp. genome contains these proteins:
- a CDS encoding nucleotide sugar dehydrogenase, with protein sequence MSNKEALFQKIDNKKLTVGVIGLGYVGLPLAVCFAVKQVKVLGFDTSSERVEKINSGSNYISDVSDDQLADLVKQQKISATTDFTKMRECNALFICVPTPLDRFKKPDMSYIENVCRQVGANLQPETFISLESTTYPTTTEDFVQPIIEEESGLKEGKDFWLAYSPERVDPGNKQFSTQNTPKVLGAISEDGLEIGKAIYSIAVDEIHTVSSPRIAEMVKILENTYRLVNISLINELALLAGKMDINIWEVIDAAATKPFGFQAFYPGPGVGGHCIPLDPFYLEHIAKKFNFDLSMIHTAGHIDLLMAHRMTVKITSALNRQKKAINASKILFLGVAYKPDINDERESPALKIMEEVENKGGEVSYHDPFIPTVEIATGSRFNSVELSESVLKAADCVVITTNHSGFDAGFIEKHSRLIVDLRNVIAEASDKVYKL encoded by the coding sequence ATGAGTAATAAAGAAGCACTATTTCAGAAGATAGACAACAAAAAACTAACGGTTGGAGTTATTGGCCTTGGTTATGTTGGCCTTCCGCTGGCTGTTTGTTTTGCAGTAAAACAGGTGAAGGTTTTGGGTTTCGATACCTCTTCTGAACGGGTTGAAAAAATTAATTCAGGAAGCAATTATATTTCTGATGTAAGCGATGATCAACTCGCAGATTTAGTAAAGCAGCAAAAAATAAGTGCTACTACTGATTTTACTAAAATGCGCGAGTGCAATGCATTGTTTATATGTGTGCCTACACCGCTCGACAGGTTTAAAAAACCAGATATGTCGTATATTGAAAATGTTTGCAGGCAAGTAGGTGCAAATCTGCAACCCGAAACTTTTATTAGTCTCGAAAGCACTACTTACCCAACCACTACCGAAGATTTTGTGCAGCCAATTATTGAAGAGGAATCGGGATTAAAGGAAGGGAAAGATTTTTGGCTGGCTTATTCTCCCGAGCGTGTTGATCCCGGCAATAAACAATTCTCGACACAGAATACTCCAAAAGTTCTGGGAGCGATTAGTGAAGACGGTTTGGAAATCGGGAAAGCGATATATTCGATCGCTGTTGATGAAATTCACACGGTGAGCTCACCTCGTATTGCCGAGATGGTGAAAATTTTGGAGAACACATATCGTTTGGTAAATATTAGTTTGATTAATGAATTGGCACTTTTGGCTGGTAAAATGGATATCAATATTTGGGAGGTAATTGATGCTGCCGCTACCAAGCCTTTTGGTTTTCAGGCCTTTTATCCGGGACCGGGAGTTGGCGGGCACTGTATTCCACTCGATCCGTTTTATCTGGAGCACATTGCCAAGAAATTTAATTTCGACTTGTCGATGATTCACACTGCCGGACACATCGATTTACTGATGGCACATCGGATGACGGTAAAAATTACTTCCGCACTAAATCGTCAGAAAAAGGCGATTAACGCGAGCAAAATTTTGTTTTTGGGGGTGGCCTATAAACCGGATATTAACGACGAACGTGAATCGCCGGCGCTAAAAATAATGGAAGAAGTGGAAAACAAAGGAGGCGAAGTGAGTTATCACGACCCATTTATTCCGACAGTAGAAATAGCAACAGGAAGTCGGTTTAACTCAGTTGAATTGTCTGAGTCAGTTTTGAAAGCTGCCGATTGTGTTGTAATCACTACTAACCATTCGGGTTTTGATGCCGGTTTTATTGAAAAACACTCACGCTTGATTGTCGATTTGCGAAATGTGATTGCCGAGGCATCCGACAAGGTTTATAAACTATAA
- a CDS encoding DNA-3-methyladenine glycosylase, with the protein MTTDSTRLPNSFFHREVTEVAPDLLGKILVRNFKDGRIEKFRITETEAYRGGDDKACHANKGKTARTEVMFQEGGLVYVYLIYGIYWLLNFVTGSEGEGSAVLIRGIQNISGPGRVGRALQLDKSFYGEDLATSARIWIEDPGLNAPFTTAPRVGIDYAGEPWISKPWRFIVK; encoded by the coding sequence ATGACAACTGATTCAACTCGATTACCAAATTCTTTCTTCCACCGCGAAGTAACCGAAGTGGCTCCTGATTTACTCGGTAAAATTCTGGTCAGAAATTTTAAAGATGGTCGGATTGAAAAATTCCGAATCACAGAAACCGAAGCTTATCGCGGTGGTGACGACAAAGCCTGTCACGCCAACAAAGGCAAAACGGCAAGAACAGAAGTAATGTTTCAGGAGGGAGGATTAGTGTATGTATACCTGATATACGGAATATACTGGCTGCTAAATTTCGTGACTGGCTCGGAAGGTGAAGGTTCGGCTGTTCTTATCCGCGGGATACAGAACATTTCAGGTCCGGGAAGAGTTGGCCGGGCGCTTCAACTCGACAAATCTTTTTATGGTGAAGATCTGGCAACTTCTGCAAGAATATGGATTGAAGATCCGGGATTGAACGCACCATTCACAACTGCTCCACGTGTTGGGATTGACTATGCCGGCGAACCATGGATTAGTAAACCATGGCGGTTTATCGTAAAGTAA
- a CDS encoding DapH/DapD/GlmU-related protein has translation MEKEYYAHETAVIDEGAQIGSGSKIWHFSHVMSSAKIGADCILGQNVFVGNKVKIGNNVKVQNNVSVYEGVICEGDVFLGPSMVFTNVINPRSGVERKEEFKPTRVKKGATVGANATVICGVTLGEYCMVGAGAVVTKDVKAFALVTGVPARQTGWVSQSGEILGDDLICPRTGEKYLLEKGELKRIENE, from the coding sequence ATGGAAAAGGAATATTACGCACACGAAACTGCAGTTATTGATGAAGGAGCACAAATAGGTTCCGGGTCAAAAATATGGCATTTCTCGCATGTAATGAGTTCTGCAAAAATTGGAGCAGATTGTATCCTTGGTCAGAATGTTTTTGTTGGTAACAAAGTAAAAATAGGCAACAATGTAAAAGTGCAAAACAATGTTTCGGTGTACGAAGGTGTTATTTGCGAAGGTGATGTTTTTTTGGGCCCCTCGATGGTGTTTACCAATGTTATAAATCCGCGTAGTGGGGTTGAGCGAAAGGAAGAGTTTAAACCAACAAGGGTGAAAAAAGGAGCAACAGTTGGGGCTAATGCAACAGTTATATGCGGAGTTACTTTAGGCGAATATTGTATGGTTGGTGCCGGAGCAGTTGTAACAAAAGATGTGAAAGCTTTTGCCCTTGTAACAGGTGTGCCTGCACGGCAAACGGGGTGGGTTAGTCAAAGTGGTGAAATATTAGGGGATGATTTAATCTGTCCTCGCACCGGAGAAAAGTATTTGCTTGAGAAAGGAGAATTGAAACGTATCGAAAATGAGTAA
- a CDS encoding Gfo/Idh/MocA family oxidoreductase, with product MKRFALIGAAGFVAERHIRAIKETGNELVCAMDTFDVMGRMDSYFPEAEFVTSEKELVQFLQLAKERAEPVDYISICSPNFLHIKHIDLALKNGCNVICEKPLVIHSADLDKIKEWEADSGKKVYTVLQLRYHPTILRLKEEIEQSDKDFFDIDLKYITSRGKWYFKSWKGDVSKSGGIATNIGIHFFDMLTWIFGDVLQNKIMHSVDTKASGELILKKARVNWFLSLDYNDLPEAATHAGKRTYRSIKKDGNEIEFSDGFTDLHTETYWQILAGNGFGVEDAKASIYLTENI from the coding sequence ATGAAAAGATTTGCATTAATAGGCGCTGCAGGTTTTGTGGCCGAACGACATATAAGAGCGATTAAAGAAACCGGAAACGAGCTGGTTTGCGCCATGGACACTTTTGATGTAATGGGCCGCATGGATAGCTATTTTCCGGAGGCTGAATTTGTTACCTCCGAAAAAGAACTCGTTCAGTTTCTTCAATTAGCAAAAGAAAGGGCGGAACCGGTGGATTATATCAGCATTTGTTCGCCAAACTTCCTACATATAAAACATATTGATCTGGCTTTAAAAAACGGGTGCAACGTTATTTGTGAAAAACCACTTGTTATTCATTCAGCAGATTTGGATAAAATAAAAGAATGGGAGGCCGATAGTGGGAAGAAAGTTTATACCGTTTTGCAACTTCGTTATCATCCAACCATACTGAGGTTGAAAGAGGAGATTGAACAGTCGGATAAAGACTTTTTTGATATAGATCTGAAATATATAACATCACGCGGTAAATGGTATTTCAAAAGCTGGAAAGGCGATGTTTCCAAATCAGGAGGAATTGCTACGAATATTGGAATCCATTTTTTTGATATGCTAACCTGGATTTTTGGAGATGTTCTGCAGAATAAGATTATGCATTCCGTGGATACAAAAGCATCCGGGGAATTGATCCTGAAAAAAGCAAGAGTCAACTGGTTTTTAAGTCTCGACTATAACGATTTACCTGAAGCTGCAACTCATGCAGGTAAACGGACTTATCGCTCAATAAAAAAAGATGGTAACGAGATTGAATTTAGTGATGGTTTTACTGATTTGCATACAGAAACCTATTGGCAAATTCTGGCCGGCAATGGTTTTGGAGTTGAAGATGCGAAGGCGAGTATTTATTTGACGGAGAACATTTAA
- the dxs gene encoding 1-deoxy-D-xylulose-5-phosphate synthase, whose product MDDVKGKLLESINNPDDLKKIPFDQLTEVCQELRDYIIDVVSTNPGHFGASLGVVELTVALHYVYNTPYDQLVWDVGHQAYGHKILTGRRNEFDTNRKFKGISGFPKRTESEYDAFGVGHSSTSISAALGMAIASRIKGEKERKVVAVIGDGAMTGGMAFEALNNAGGENADILVILNDNNMAIDPSVGGLNKYLLNISKSDTYNRMKHDVWEGLGKLDGFGKKTRRFIQKNQHALKNMILKENNLFEAFNFRYFGPIDGHDVEYLTNALNDLKDIPGPKLLHVITQKGKGFKQAELDQTKWHAPGIFDKETGEIYKCDCNIDQAPKFQNVFGDTLLELAEKNEKIVGITPAMPTGCSMNKMIEKMPGRAFDVGIAEQHAVTFSAGLAAQGMVPFCNIYSTFMQRAYDQVVHDVAIQKLPVIFCLDRGGLVGEDGPTHHGVFDIAYMRSVPNMIVSAPMDEVELRNLMYTAQLDDINQPFSIRYPRGCGIIADWQKEFEKIEIGKGRKLSDGTDIALLSIGKSGIFAQRAVKSLAKKDISAAHFDMRFVKPLDTEMLTEIMNNFDQLITIEDGAIQGGFGSAVLEFMAENGFTNKIKILGIPDKFIEHGTPDELYKECGIDTKGIVRTAKELVGATKVG is encoded by the coding sequence ATGGATGATGTGAAGGGGAAGCTGCTGGAGTCAATAAACAATCCCGACGATCTTAAGAAAATACCGTTCGACCAACTTACAGAAGTTTGTCAGGAATTGCGTGACTATATTATTGATGTGGTTTCTACTAATCCCGGCCACTTTGGTGCCAGCTTGGGCGTAGTAGAACTTACAGTTGCCCTGCATTACGTTTACAATACGCCATACGATCAGCTGGTTTGGGACGTTGGACACCAGGCCTACGGACACAAAATATTAACCGGCAGACGGAACGAATTCGATACCAACCGAAAATTTAAAGGCATTAGCGGATTCCCAAAACGCACCGAAAGCGAATACGATGCTTTTGGCGTCGGACACTCATCAACATCTATTTCGGCAGCATTAGGAATGGCTATTGCTTCAAGAATAAAAGGTGAAAAAGAGCGCAAAGTAGTTGCCGTAATCGGCGACGGAGCAATGACCGGCGGAATGGCTTTTGAAGCGTTGAACAATGCCGGAGGCGAAAATGCAGATATACTGGTAATACTGAACGACAACAATATGGCCATCGATCCCAGTGTAGGTGGCTTAAACAAATACCTGCTGAACATTTCAAAATCGGATACCTACAACCGAATGAAACACGATGTTTGGGAAGGACTGGGAAAACTGGATGGTTTTGGAAAGAAAACACGTAGGTTTATTCAGAAAAACCAGCACGCACTTAAAAACATGATACTGAAAGAGAATAACCTTTTCGAAGCTTTCAATTTCAGGTATTTTGGCCCCATTGACGGGCACGATGTAGAGTATTTGACTAATGCACTGAATGACCTGAAAGATATTCCCGGACCTAAATTATTGCATGTAATTACTCAAAAAGGAAAAGGCTTTAAACAAGCCGAACTTGATCAAACAAAATGGCATGCTCCCGGAATTTTCGATAAAGAAACCGGAGAAATTTACAAATGCGATTGTAATATTGATCAAGCACCTAAATTTCAAAATGTATTTGGCGACACACTTTTGGAACTGGCAGAAAAGAACGAAAAAATAGTTGGCATAACTCCGGCAATGCCCACTGGCTGTTCTATGAATAAAATGATAGAAAAAATGCCGGGGCGTGCTTTTGATGTAGGAATTGCAGAGCAACATGCTGTAACGTTTTCAGCCGGACTTGCAGCCCAGGGCATGGTTCCGTTTTGCAATATTTATTCTACGTTTATGCAGCGCGCATACGATCAGGTAGTACACGATGTTGCCATACAAAAGCTACCGGTTATTTTCTGCCTCGATCGTGGTGGATTGGTTGGTGAAGATGGCCCAACACATCATGGCGTTTTTGATATTGCCTATATGCGCTCAGTTCCGAACATGATTGTATCGGCGCCAATGGATGAAGTTGAACTACGGAATTTAATGTACACTGCCCAACTTGACGATATTAATCAACCGTTTTCAATACGTTATCCGCGCGGCTGTGGTATTATTGCTGACTGGCAAAAGGAATTTGAAAAAATTGAAATTGGAAAAGGCCGCAAATTATCTGATGGCACCGACATTGCTTTGTTGTCAATCGGTAAATCGGGGATTTTTGCCCAACGTGCCGTAAAAAGTCTTGCCAAAAAAGATATTTCGGCAGCCCATTTTGATATGCGCTTTGTAAAACCTCTGGACACTGAAATGCTAACCGAAATAATGAATAATTTCGATCAGCTTATCACCATCGAAGACGGCGCTATTCAAGGTGGATTTGGAAGTGCTGTTCTTGAATTTATGGCAGAAAACGGCTTCACCAATAAAATTAAAATCCTGGGAATTCCCGATAAATTTATTGAACACGGAACACCCGACGAACTCTACAAAGAATGTGGAATTGATACAAAAGGCATTGTTCGAACGGCCAAGGAATTAGTTGGCGCCACAAAAGTTGGCTAA
- a CDS encoding DegT/DnrJ/EryC1/StrS family aminotransferase: protein MQTIHMSDIYGQYLTMKAEIDEAIQEVIKSTRFIKSGKVLDFEAKLARYLNTNVIACGNGTDALQLAFMALDLEPGDEVITTPFSFVSTVEVLVLMGLKPVFVDVCPGTFNLDVAQIETVITSKTKAILPVHLFGQCANMEAILDLAQKHELYIVEDACQALGTDYIFSDGKKKKAGTIGNIGCNSFFPSKNVGAFGDGGAVYTGNKTLAEKIRSIANHGMKAKYEYERIGINSRLDSLQAAILEVKLKYIDKHIKARQSAARFYDEHLQNVSGIIIPVRSEYSTHTFHQYTIQLDKRDALKMHLETKGIPSMVYYPKALHLQEAYRILAYHEGHFPVAEKLANSVLSLPMHTELDEEQLKYIVEAVKSFSQIA, encoded by the coding sequence ATGCAAACCATCCACATGTCGGACATTTACGGGCAATACCTTACCATGAAAGCTGAAATTGATGAGGCTATTCAGGAGGTGATAAAATCAACGCGCTTTATAAAAAGTGGGAAGGTGCTTGATTTTGAGGCAAAGTTGGCTCGTTACCTCAATACAAATGTAATTGCGTGTGGAAATGGTACCGATGCGCTTCAACTGGCTTTTATGGCTTTGGATTTAGAGCCGGGTGATGAGGTGATTACCACCCCTTTTTCGTTTGTTTCAACTGTTGAAGTCTTGGTATTAATGGGGCTTAAACCTGTTTTTGTTGATGTTTGTCCGGGTACTTTTAACCTCGATGTTGCACAAATTGAGACGGTTATTACATCAAAGACCAAGGCAATTTTGCCCGTGCATCTTTTTGGACAATGTGCCAATATGGAAGCGATTTTGGATTTGGCCCAAAAACATGAATTATATATTGTTGAAGACGCTTGTCAGGCACTGGGAACGGATTATATATTTTCTGATGGCAAAAAAAAGAAAGCTGGTACAATCGGGAATATTGGCTGTAACTCTTTTTTCCCATCAAAAAACGTGGGCGCTTTTGGCGATGGAGGCGCTGTTTATACAGGGAATAAAACCCTGGCTGAAAAGATTCGTTCGATTGCCAATCACGGCATGAAAGCCAAATACGAATACGAACGAATTGGAATAAATTCAAGACTCGACAGCTTACAGGCAGCAATTCTAGAAGTGAAATTAAAATACATCGACAAGCACATTAAAGCCAGACAAAGCGCTGCCCGGTTTTATGATGAACATTTACAAAATGTGTCAGGAATTATAATTCCTGTAAGAAGCGAATATAGTACGCATACTTTTCATCAATACACGATTCAGTTGGACAAAAGGGATGCTTTGAAAATGCATTTGGAAACAAAAGGAATTCCGTCGATGGTGTATTACCCAAAAGCATTGCACTTGCAGGAAGCCTACAGAATTTTAGCATATCATGAAGGCCATTTCCCTGTGGCCGAAAAACTAGCGAACTCAGTATTATCGTTGCCAATGCATACCGAGTTGGATGAGGAGCAGCTAAAATATATTGTTGAGGCAGTTAAAAGTTTTTCGCAAATAGCATAA
- a CDS encoding type III pantothenate kinase — protein MLLAIDIGNTNIVFGIHNDKEWVNDWRIQTDHLKTADEYEVIFRSLLTAGKICRTDISRIIVSSVVPSLVHPFREMLSGLFDNAVINQVNPDIYDKLPVKVLNPFEIGSDLVANAMAAYQKYGNYTMVIDFGTALTFTTIGGKSEILGVAIAPGLRTAVGALAGKTAQLPQIHIAAPPSVLGENTIHAIQSGIIFGYTGLVDSMIERTEQEIGESITVVATGGLSAVIAPLTKKIKACEPMLTLEGLLQINTFI, from the coding sequence ATGTTACTGGCAATCGACATTGGAAACACAAATATTGTATTCGGAATTCACAACGATAAGGAATGGGTTAACGACTGGCGCATTCAAACCGACCATTTAAAAACAGCCGACGAGTATGAAGTTATTTTCAGATCGTTGCTAACCGCCGGTAAGATTTGCCGCACTGATATTTCGCGGATTATTGTGAGCAGTGTTGTTCCGTCGCTGGTTCATCCGTTTCGCGAGATGCTTTCGGGACTTTTTGACAACGCTGTTATTAACCAGGTAAATCCCGACATTTACGATAAACTTCCGGTAAAAGTGCTAAATCCATTCGAAATTGGAAGCGATTTGGTGGCTAATGCCATGGCTGCTTATCAAAAGTATGGCAACTATACAATGGTTATCGATTTTGGTACTGCGCTAACATTTACAACTATAGGGGGAAAATCGGAGATATTAGGAGTTGCAATTGCTCCCGGATTACGCACAGCTGTTGGAGCGCTTGCCGGAAAAACAGCACAATTACCACAAATACATATTGCGGCACCGCCATCGGTTTTAGGCGAAAATACCATACATGCCATTCAGTCGGGAATTATATTTGGCTACACCGGATTGGTTGACTCGATGATAGAACGAACAGAACAGGAAATAGGCGAATCAATTACTGTTGTGGCCACCGGAGGGCTCAGTGCGGTTATCGCTCCGCTAACAAAAAAAATAAAAGCTTGCGAGCCCATGCTCACGCTCGAAGGCCTGCTTCAAATCAATACATTTATATAA
- a CDS encoding MFS transporter codes for MAFVSVLKKYNRSFWVANTIELFERWAWYGFFMLFANYLTGSADMGGLEFSQEQKGLIMGIGTGILYFLPVITGAIADKYGYKRVLFIAFLVYTSAFILLPHFDTFVGVFVMYLYLALGAALFKPIISATIAKTTDDETASIGFGIFYMMVNIGAFFGPLVTLIFKGQSELIFYISAGIVALNFILLLFYKEPDRVANTDSIWVSIGKVFTNIALVFKDFKFVLFLVIVAGFWTMYNQLFFTLPVFIAQWVDTSAVYNFFHQYLPFFSENYGIAETGQMEAEFITNFDAMFIIIFQIIVSTVVMKWRPLRSMMSGFLVCAIGMALTLSTQNVLFTLVAIYIFAIGEMAGSPKITEYIGRIAPADKKALYMGYSFIPVFLGNVFAGIISGNVYGGMSDKNVFVRQEVADKGIQLADGLTQNEYFNAAAAKMGMTPAELTNQLWDKYNPSQIWMVILIIGLAAVVALFLYDKFVMKGKRQ; via the coding sequence ATGGCATTTGTTTCGGTTTTAAAAAAGTACAACCGCAGTTTCTGGGTTGCTAATACAATTGAATTATTTGAACGTTGGGCATGGTACGGCTTTTTTATGCTGTTTGCCAATTATCTTACAGGATCAGCCGACATGGGAGGACTGGAATTCTCGCAGGAGCAAAAAGGTTTGATAATGGGTATTGGTACCGGAATTCTGTATTTTTTGCCGGTTATTACAGGAGCAATTGCAGATAAATACGGCTATAAGCGGGTATTGTTTATTGCTTTTTTGGTTTACACTTCTGCGTTTATTTTGCTGCCGCACTTCGATACTTTTGTTGGTGTGTTTGTAATGTACCTTTACCTGGCGTTGGGTGCCGCGCTTTTTAAACCCATTATTTCTGCTACAATTGCCAAAACCACTGACGACGAAACAGCATCAATCGGGTTTGGTATTTTTTATATGATGGTAAATATTGGCGCCTTTTTTGGGCCACTGGTTACCTTAATTTTTAAGGGTCAATCGGAACTGATTTTTTACATTTCGGCCGGAATTGTTGCCTTGAATTTCATTCTTTTGTTGTTTTATAAGGAGCCCGACCGGGTTGCTAATACTGATTCAATTTGGGTGTCGATAGGAAAAGTTTTTACCAATATTGCTTTGGTATTTAAAGATTTTAAGTTTGTGCTTTTCCTTGTTATCGTGGCTGGTTTCTGGACGATGTATAACCAGCTTTTCTTTACCTTACCTGTTTTTATTGCGCAGTGGGTTGACACGAGTGCCGTTTACAATTTCTTCCACCAGTATCTTCCGTTTTTTAGCGAAAACTACGGAATTGCGGAAACAGGGCAGATGGAGGCGGAGTTTATTACCAATTTTGATGCAATGTTTATTATCATCTTCCAGATTATAGTGTCAACTGTAGTAATGAAATGGCGTCCGTTACGCTCTATGATGTCGGGCTTTTTGGTGTGTGCCATTGGAATGGCACTTACCCTCTCAACACAAAATGTTCTTTTTACGCTGGTAGCGATTTATATTTTTGCCATTGGCGAAATGGCAGGATCGCCAAAAATTACCGAATACATTGGTCGTATTGCTCCTGCCGATAAAAAGGCACTGTATATGGGCTACTCATTTATTCCGGTGTTTTTAGGTAATGTGTTTGCCGGTATTATTTCGGGTAATGTATATGGCGGAATGTCGGATAAAAACGTATTTGTACGACAAGAGGTTGCTGATAAAGGAATTCAGTTGGCCGACGGACTTACACAAAATGAGTATTTTAATGCCGCTGCAGCAAAAATGGGAATGACTCCGGCTGAGCTAACCAATCAGTTGTGGGATAAATATAATCCGTCGCAAATATGGATGGTGATTCTGATAATTGGGCTGGCAGCTGTTGTTGCGCTTTTCTTGTACGATAAGTTTGTGATGAAAGGTAAGCGGCAATAA
- the cysQ gene encoding 3'(2'),5'-bisphosphate nucleotidase CysQ: MEDITLALNAAVRAGEKILEVYNDPNSDFSIERKADNSPLTIADKMSHEVIAEYLQSSSYPVLSEEGKEISYNERKEWQKFWLVDPLDGTKEFIKRNGEFTVNIGLVEEGSPVMGVIYVPVTRTLYFGQQRVGAWKMELHDFGTGLTIDELKKQGVKIPVTDTERKFTVVGSRSHSNEETATFIKKLEEEHGEIEIMSKGSSLKICMVAEGSADVYPRFGPTMEWDTGAGHAIAVAAGKNVTLADHKTPLKYNKENLLNPFFIVH, translated from the coding sequence ATGGAAGATATTACGTTAGCACTAAATGCAGCCGTAAGGGCAGGAGAAAAAATTTTGGAAGTGTACAACGACCCGAATTCCGATTTTTCTATTGAACGTAAAGCCGATAATTCTCCTCTCACAATTGCCGATAAGATGAGTCATGAAGTCATTGCCGAATATCTGCAAAGTTCTTCTTACCCCGTTTTAAGTGAAGAGGGCAAAGAAATCTCATACAACGAACGAAAAGAATGGCAAAAATTTTGGTTGGTTGATCCGCTTGACGGAACCAAAGAATTTATAAAACGCAATGGCGAATTTACAGTAAACATTGGCTTGGTTGAAGAAGGCAGCCCGGTTATGGGCGTGATTTATGTTCCGGTTACACGGACTTTATATTTTGGCCAACAGCGAGTAGGCGCCTGGAAAATGGAGCTACACGATTTCGGAACTGGGTTAACAATTGATGAGTTAAAAAAACAGGGCGTTAAAATTCCGGTTACAGATACGGAACGAAAATTTACTGTGGTTGGAAGTCGCTCGCACAGTAACGAGGAAACAGCAACGTTCATCAAAAAACTTGAAGAGGAACACGGCGAAATAGAGATCATGTCGAAAGGCAGTTCTTTAAAAATATGCATGGTAGCTGAAGGTAGCGCCGATGTTTATCCGCGGTTTGGACCGACAATGGAATGGGATACAGGAGCCGGTCATGCGATTGCTGTTGCTGCCGGTAAAAATGTTACCTTAGCCGATCATAAAACACCGTTAAAGTATAATAAAGAAAATTTGCTAAATCCTTTTTTTATTGTGCATTAA
- the cysC gene encoding adenylyl-sulfate kinase, which translates to MKNIHPVFDKIVSREAKEERLKQTAKVIWFTGLSGSGKTTVSSALEKKLFEMGYFTQLLDGDNIRTGINNNLGFSQEDRLENIRRIAEVSKLIMNCGVIVLCAFISPTDKIRNMAKSIIGEDDFIEIFVDTPIEVCEQRDVKGLYEKARKGIIKDFTGVSAPFDKPADANVVIDTSVVPLDESVEKIFEAIRVKIGY; encoded by the coding sequence ATGAAGAATATACATCCTGTATTTGATAAAATAGTATCACGCGAGGCGAAAGAGGAACGATTAAAACAAACAGCAAAAGTAATCTGGTTTACCGGCCTGTCGGGATCAGGAAAAACAACTGTCTCTTCAGCTTTGGAGAAGAAGTTATTTGAGATGGGGTACTTTACGCAGCTGCTGGATGGAGATAACATTCGTACAGGAATTAACAATAACCTCGGCTTTTCGCAGGAAGATCGTCTGGAGAATATCCGGCGTATTGCCGAAGTATCGAAATTGATTATGAATTGTGGGGTGATTGTGCTCTGTGCATTTATTAGTCCAACCGATAAAATACGTAACATGGCCAAAAGTATCATTGGCGAAGATGATTTTATCGAAATTTTTGTTGACACGCCCATTGAAGTGTGTGAGCAACGCGATGTAAAAGGTCTGTACGAAAAAGCCCGCAAAGGAATAATTAAAGACTTTACCGGAGTTAGTGCTCCTTTTGATAAACCGGCAGATGCAAACGTTGTGATTGATACTTCTGTAGTTCCATTGGATGAATCGGTAGAGAAAATTTTTGAGGCAATTCGGGTGAAAATCGGTTATTGA
- a CDS encoding response regulator, with translation MHETKNPLIFLIEDSTVYKDLMVGYLQSKKYTNLKVFKNGEECLRHIDLKPDVIVLDYSSEGTNGLEFMLQVERENSNVDFIFLSAQNKVDVAVKIMKLGAADYIIKNDQAPKKLVESLERLQNSTRREKQSYGFKIGVIGFFILLFFIIMIITFISVFFDQGL, from the coding sequence ATGCATGAGACAAAAAATCCATTAATTTTTCTGATTGAAGACAGCACTGTATACAAAGATTTGATGGTTGGTTACCTGCAATCAAAAAAGTATACCAATTTAAAAGTGTTTAAAAATGGAGAGGAATGTCTTAGGCACATCGATTTAAAACCCGATGTTATTGTTTTGGATTATTCGTCGGAAGGAACAAATGGATTGGAATTTATGCTTCAGGTTGAGCGCGAAAACAGCAATGTTGATTTTATTTTTCTGAGCGCACAAAATAAAGTTGATGTGGCAGTGAAGATCATGAAACTGGGAGCAGCCGATTACATTATAAAAAATGACCAGGCGCCTAAAAAGCTGGTTGAATCGTTAGAACGACTGCAGAATTCGACAAGGCGCGAGAAACAAAGTTACGGTTTCAAAATAGGTGTTATTGGCTTCTTTATCCTTCTGTTTTTTATTATTATGATCATCACATTTATTTCTGTCTTTTTTGATCAGGGATTATAG